In Gemmata obscuriglobus, a single genomic region encodes these proteins:
- a CDS encoding flagellar hook-associated protein FlgL, which translates to MNLRVTALTQNSNAIANIRLRSADLAKFYDQVSSGVRIEKASDDPSKYPALTEAKAASNRLKSYAGTVSESTAVLNSGVSTLQDVNDILVRAKNIALEANDASTQPESREALASEVDSLISRALITVNSRPDGSSLFSGTALDTNAFRVATTDAQGRPATVVYDGADQRARVVTGRGTTVDTRYVGSEVFQQPGADVFASLIALRDDLRGTSGSSATFNQALDQRITDLTAARDSISATIGEQAGNLATLSTLSNVISDSKLDFDSRVGDLEGTDYAEAVVKMQEASTALQAIYAVTAQLADPGLLDFIGR; encoded by the coding sequence ATGAACCTGCGCGTCACGGCCCTTACCCAAAACAGCAACGCGATCGCGAACATCCGGCTCCGCAGCGCCGACCTGGCCAAGTTCTACGACCAGGTGTCCTCCGGCGTGCGGATCGAGAAGGCGTCCGACGACCCGAGCAAGTACCCCGCGCTGACGGAGGCGAAGGCCGCGTCGAACCGGCTCAAGAGCTATGCGGGTACGGTCAGCGAGTCGACCGCGGTTCTGAACTCGGGCGTCTCCACCCTTCAGGACGTGAACGACATCCTGGTGCGGGCCAAGAACATCGCCCTGGAGGCGAACGACGCGAGCACCCAACCGGAGAGCCGCGAGGCGCTCGCCTCCGAGGTCGACAGCCTCATCTCCCGCGCCCTGATCACGGTCAACAGCCGGCCCGACGGCTCCTCCCTGTTCTCGGGCACCGCGCTGGACACCAACGCGTTCCGGGTGGCGACCACCGACGCCCAGGGGCGCCCCGCGACGGTCGTGTACGACGGCGCCGACCAGCGCGCCCGGGTGGTGACCGGGCGCGGCACCACCGTCGACACCCGCTACGTCGGCAGCGAGGTGTTCCAGCAGCCCGGGGCGGACGTGTTCGCGAGCCTGATCGCACTGCGGGACGACTTGCGCGGCACGTCCGGTTCGAGCGCCACGTTCAACCAGGCCCTGGACCAGCGGATCACGGACCTGACCGCGGCCCGCGACTCGATCAGCGCGACGATCGGCGAGCAGGCCGGGAACCTGGCCACGCTGAGCACTCTGTCCAACGTGATCAGCGATTCGAAGCTGGACTTCGACAGCCGGGTGGGCGACCTGGAGGGGACCGATTACGCCGAGGCGGTCGTGAAGATGCAAGAGGCGAGCACCGCGCTGCAAGCGATTTACGCGGTGACCGCGCAGCTCGCCGACCCGGGCCTGCTCGACTTCATCGGCCGCTGA
- a CDS encoding flagellar hook-basal body protein yields MIRGLYSAGSALVIASEQQEVTAHNLAHSTTPGYRERGLVFESLDRHIGHAEEPTGDITGARTVQAYNDFRPGPIQQTGHPYDLAIGEADRFFVLNGPNGPLYTRNGCFRVDPQGRLVSQAGYALQTDQGNVTIPEGTSRVVIASDGSITADGQPLGTVRLARFADTKQLTAAGPTLYTASPQAGRQDAPGRVIQGSREGSNVEPAAAMVRLIIGARYYDAAQRALRAQAESLQLNTRPQT; encoded by the coding sequence ATGATCCGCGGCCTCTACAGCGCCGGTTCCGCGCTGGTCATCGCGTCGGAACAGCAGGAAGTGACAGCGCACAACCTGGCCCACTCCACCACACCCGGGTATCGCGAGCGCGGGCTGGTGTTCGAGAGCCTGGACCGCCACATCGGCCACGCCGAGGAGCCGACCGGCGACATCACCGGGGCTCGCACGGTCCAGGCTTACAACGACTTCCGCCCGGGACCGATCCAACAGACCGGACACCCCTACGACCTCGCGATCGGCGAGGCCGACCGGTTCTTCGTCCTCAACGGCCCCAACGGGCCGCTCTACACGCGCAACGGCTGCTTCCGCGTCGACCCCCAGGGGCGTCTGGTAAGCCAGGCCGGCTACGCGCTTCAGACCGACCAGGGTAACGTTACCATTCCCGAAGGCACCAGCCGCGTGGTGATCGCCAGCGACGGCAGCATCACCGCCGACGGCCAGCCCCTCGGGACGGTTCGGCTCGCGCGGTTCGCCGACACGAAGCAGCTCACCGCCGCAGGGCCGACGCTATACACCGCCTCCCCGCAGGCGGGCCGCCAGGACGCCCCGGGGCGCGTGATCCAGGGCTCGCGCGAGGGCTCCAACGTCGAGCCCGCGGCGGCGATGGTCCGGCTCATCATCGGCGCCCGGTACTACGACGCCGCCCAGCGCGCGCTCCGCGCCCAGGCCGAATCGCTGCAACTGAACACCCGGCCGCAGACCTGA
- a CDS encoding flagella basal body P-ring formation protein FlgA has product MRSFRYLLAAAVAALAPLAARAGDPVVVELNPSATVGTNLITVGDVALISGGDAGTRARVAKVDLFELKARSAGTVVGRLSVCYRLELAGFDAGAVRVTGADRVTVTPARRSVTADEVLAAARAELLRQLPPGSGATVELAQPVVVKLPEVPADERVTITAKPRGRTTGRVQMDVTIACGGETLLGMALHVNVTDGPRADPQVQQAGGTTPANPNEVLVRARQRVEVSVSSVGLKMIMTGEAQSDGLLGQTVMVQNSESKKLVPAKVTGAGKLVIELGGTTP; this is encoded by the coding sequence ATGCGGAGCTTCCGATACCTGCTGGCGGCCGCCGTTGCGGCCCTCGCGCCGCTCGCGGCGCGGGCCGGCGATCCGGTGGTGGTCGAATTGAACCCGTCCGCGACCGTCGGCACGAACCTCATCACCGTGGGGGACGTGGCGCTCATTTCCGGCGGCGACGCCGGCACCCGGGCGCGGGTGGCGAAGGTGGACCTCTTCGAACTCAAAGCCCGCAGCGCGGGTACCGTGGTGGGAAGGCTGTCCGTCTGCTACCGGCTGGAACTGGCCGGCTTCGACGCGGGCGCGGTGCGAGTGACCGGTGCGGACCGCGTCACGGTCACACCGGCCCGGCGCTCGGTTACGGCCGACGAGGTGCTCGCCGCGGCCCGGGCCGAACTGCTCCGCCAACTGCCCCCGGGCTCGGGGGCCACGGTCGAACTCGCGCAGCCGGTCGTGGTGAAGCTCCCGGAGGTGCCCGCGGACGAGCGGGTGACGATCACCGCGAAGCCGCGCGGGCGCACCACCGGCCGGGTGCAGATGGACGTGACGATCGCGTGCGGGGGCGAGACCCTGCTCGGCATGGCCCTGCACGTGAACGTGACGGACGGCCCGCGGGCCGACCCGCAGGTGCAACAGGCAGGGGGCACGACCCCCGCCAACCCGAACGAGGTGCTGGTGCGGGCCCGGCAGCGGGTCGAGGTGAGCGTCAGCAGCGTCGGGCTGAAGATGATCATGACCGGCGAGGCCCAGAGCGACGGGCTCCTCGGCCAGACCGTGATGGTGCAGAACAGCGAGTCGAAGAAACTGGTGCCCGCGAAGGTCACCGGGGCCGGGAAGCTCGTGATCGAACTGGGAGGTACCACGCCGTGA
- a CDS encoding flagellar basal body L-ring protein FlgH, which produces MRRLALAALLAAVAAVATSRADSLWERRDPRYAYLFQDNRARAVGDVLVVTITENTVSNEQDARQLNRTATSGGNVQFFGGGNVTPNNNGGGGGTGLGTVNSSGVGFTLPGGSTSLNFNGAAQSTVTHTFTDRMAVTVVDIMPNGNLVVEGYKSRVVQGEERVLRLTGIVRQQDIGVGNVVGSGNVANFRVSYLGRGPGSRTTRQSYLGRLGNLLRP; this is translated from the coding sequence GTGAGGCGATTAGCACTGGCAGCGCTCCTTGCGGCGGTGGCGGCGGTCGCCACCAGCCGGGCGGACTCCCTGTGGGAGCGCCGCGACCCGCGGTACGCCTACCTGTTCCAGGACAACCGGGCCCGCGCCGTCGGCGACGTGCTCGTCGTGACCATCACCGAGAACACGGTGTCCAACGAGCAGGACGCGCGACAGCTCAACCGCACGGCCACGTCGGGCGGCAACGTGCAGTTCTTCGGCGGCGGCAACGTCACCCCGAACAACAACGGCGGGGGCGGCGGCACCGGGCTGGGCACGGTGAACTCCAGCGGCGTCGGGTTCACGCTCCCCGGCGGCTCGACCAGCCTGAACTTCAACGGCGCCGCCCAGAGCACCGTGACCCACACGTTCACCGACCGCATGGCGGTGACGGTGGTGGACATCATGCCGAACGGGAACCTGGTGGTCGAGGGGTACAAGAGCCGGGTGGTGCAGGGCGAGGAGCGGGTGCTCCGCCTCACCGGGATCGTGCGCCAGCAGGACATCGGCGTGGGCAACGTGGTCGGGTCCGGGAACGTGGCCAACTTCCGCGTCAGCTACCTGGGCCGAGGCCCCGGCAGCCGCACCACGCGGCAGAGCTACCTCGGGCGGCTCGGCAACCTGCTGCGCCCGTAA
- the flgK gene encoding flagellar hook-associated protein FlgK, which yields MTNSYAIGTSAIATAQKALDLIGQNVANATTPGYHRVDPQLVSRTTGPNVTGVDIGSVTRYSLPAVRTAVLTGNGDQGRYTALLDTNRQIETALATGQGGVGDKLESFFNQVEELTARPDSLASRRTILTAATDLSNQLNATAGDIDRLRSDLGRKIGATVDQVNTLATRIASLNTQILTKENRGLTANDLRDQRDVAIDDLSKLIDVKIVEVPNGQINVISGDSAVVVGEFANRFTVSQNANDDIVITDTSAAATRTFRSGSLAGDVQSFNTDIPALRARLDTLAGQLIQKVNQVQATGLGSTPITSLSGTNQASSVTAPLNAAGLPFSVQAGTLTVSVTNNNVSPATRTNTAVAINPATQSLTDIATALSAVPGLTATVNATSNTLDIQAQAGFSFDFAGRDTLPAGPGAVANTDTSGLLVALGVNGLFVGSSAASIRVSPTISADPTLLAAGRTGEVGDGTNLERLGAVRDVQAVATRTLTQDFADIAATLGSSINSFDDLQTTQTSALRELATQEQATVGVDTNEELLKLLAFQRMIQGASKYLSVVNTSMDALFNII from the coding sequence ATGACGAACAGCTACGCCATCGGCACCTCGGCGATCGCCACGGCGCAAAAGGCGCTCGACCTGATCGGCCAGAACGTCGCGAACGCGACCACCCCCGGGTACCACCGCGTGGACCCGCAACTCGTGAGCCGCACCACCGGCCCGAACGTGACCGGTGTCGACATCGGCTCGGTCACCCGGTACTCGCTCCCCGCGGTGCGGACCGCGGTCCTGACCGGCAACGGTGATCAGGGGCGGTACACCGCGCTGCTTGACACCAACCGGCAGATCGAGACCGCGCTGGCCACCGGCCAGGGCGGGGTCGGCGACAAACTGGAGAGCTTCTTCAACCAGGTCGAGGAGCTGACCGCCCGCCCGGACAGCCTCGCCTCCCGCCGGACCATCCTCACCGCCGCGACCGACCTGTCGAACCAACTCAACGCGACCGCCGGAGACATCGACCGGCTCCGGTCCGACCTCGGCCGTAAGATCGGGGCCACGGTGGACCAGGTGAACACCCTGGCCACCCGCATCGCGAGCCTGAACACGCAGATCCTCACGAAAGAGAACCGGGGCCTGACGGCCAACGACCTCCGCGACCAGCGTGACGTGGCCATCGACGACCTGTCGAAGCTCATCGATGTCAAAATCGTCGAGGTGCCGAACGGGCAGATCAACGTCATCTCGGGCGACTCCGCGGTGGTGGTCGGCGAGTTCGCGAACCGGTTCACGGTGTCGCAGAACGCCAACGACGACATCGTCATCACCGACACGAGTGCGGCCGCCACCCGCACGTTCCGCTCCGGCTCGCTGGCGGGGGACGTGCAGTCCTTTAACACCGACATCCCGGCCCTGCGGGCCCGGCTCGACACGCTCGCCGGTCAACTGATCCAAAAGGTGAACCAGGTGCAGGCGACCGGGCTCGGCTCGACGCCGATCACCAGCCTGAGCGGCACCAACCAGGCGTCGTCGGTGACCGCGCCGCTGAACGCGGCCGGGCTGCCGTTCTCGGTCCAGGCCGGGACGCTCACGGTGAGCGTGACGAACAACAACGTCTCCCCCGCGACCCGCACCAACACGGCCGTCGCCATCAACCCCGCCACGCAGAGCCTGACGGACATCGCCACCGCGCTGAGCGCGGTGCCCGGGCTGACGGCGACGGTCAACGCGACCTCCAACACGCTGGACATCCAGGCCCAGGCCGGGTTCTCGTTCGACTTCGCCGGGCGCGACACGCTGCCGGCCGGGCCGGGGGCTGTGGCGAACACCGACACCTCGGGGCTGCTCGTCGCCCTGGGGGTCAACGGGCTGTTCGTCGGGAGCAGTGCGGCCAGCATCCGGGTCAGCCCCACGATCTCCGCCGACCCGACGCTGCTGGCGGCCGGGCGGACCGGCGAGGTGGGCGACGGCACGAACCTCGAGCGGCTCGGCGCGGTCCGCGACGTCCAGGCGGTCGCCACCCGCACGCTCACCCAGGATTTCGCGGACATCGCGGCCACCTTGGGGAGCAGCATCAACTCGTTCGACGACCTGCAGACCACCCAGACCAGCGCGCTCCGCGAACTGGCCACTCAGGAGCAGGCTACCGTCGGCGTGGACACGAACGAGGAGCTGCTCAAGCTGCTCGCGTTCCAGCGCATGATCCAGGGCGCGTCCAAGTACCTGTCCGTCGTGAACACCTCGATGGACGCCCTGTTCAACATCATCTAA
- the fliD gene encoding flagellar filament capping protein FliD — MAVSGVSTSGLNFTGLATGIDTQKVIDGLNKINQQRIDRLNSQKTALTTKQTAFVTLQAQLFDLQSKTNALARSAGSAFDGRTATSSDSTAATAVAGTAAVPGTYTVNVVKLARGAQVASAGFADPNTALKTGTLKITVGSGTTTTVTVGSQNNTLQGVADSINAAGGDVRATVVTDSGTSEAKLLVTSSKTGAANAISVDASGLTGGSGQDLFTGGVPTVLQAAQDAQVTVGGGALSVSSPTNQINNVIAGVSLNLLKEGQTVTVSVAADTSGAVKAVQDFVTSYNAVKDLIASQTQYNSETQTAGTLLGNRDVTALSDALASALTDAVPGLTGSTNRLSVAGLSFNDSGKLVFDSSKLTSALNDPSGTAAAGFKKLFGLSGSTSNADITFLAGGTKTQSTAGKSVQVNVTAAATQAVVVASATPGSVALIPANPTLQFKLNSLLSSSVSLPAGPYNSTGELLAAVQKAINSAQSSSDNYVTVGLDGGGKVQISTQKYGSGANIAITGGSAEVLAALGFNGAESSVGTNVAGNFVVNGTTETAIGSGQILTGASGNATTAGLQLTSKLTAPGTGTVTVTQGVASRLSQVLNSYLDPVAGRFKAITDTYNQQTANIDKTIVKQQAVLDDKTAQLQKQFAAMETAVNNLKGLQTQLASLATSTNSNN, encoded by the coding sequence ATGGCTGTCAGCGGCGTTAGCACGAGCGGCTTGAACTTCACCGGCCTGGCCACGGGCATCGACACCCAGAAGGTCATCGACGGGCTGAACAAAATCAACCAGCAGCGGATCGACCGGCTGAACAGCCAGAAAACCGCGCTCACCACCAAGCAGACGGCGTTCGTCACCCTCCAGGCGCAACTGTTCGACCTCCAATCCAAGACGAACGCCCTCGCCCGCTCGGCCGGCAGCGCGTTCGACGGCCGCACCGCGACCTCGTCCGACAGCACCGCGGCGACCGCCGTGGCCGGGACGGCCGCGGTCCCCGGCACATACACGGTTAACGTGGTCAAACTGGCCCGGGGCGCCCAGGTGGCGTCGGCCGGGTTCGCCGACCCGAACACCGCCCTCAAAACGGGCACCCTCAAGATCACCGTCGGCAGCGGCACGACCACGACCGTCACGGTCGGGAGCCAGAACAACACGCTCCAAGGGGTCGCCGACAGCATCAACGCGGCCGGCGGCGACGTGCGCGCGACCGTCGTCACCGACAGCGGCACGTCGGAAGCGAAGCTGCTGGTCACGTCGAGCAAGACGGGCGCGGCGAACGCGATCAGCGTGGACGCCAGCGGGCTCACCGGCGGCTCCGGGCAGGACCTGTTCACCGGCGGCGTGCCGACCGTCCTTCAGGCGGCCCAGGACGCCCAGGTGACCGTCGGGGGCGGCGCGCTGAGCGTGTCCAGCCCGACCAACCAGATCAACAACGTGATCGCCGGGGTCAGCCTGAACCTCCTCAAAGAGGGACAGACGGTCACCGTGTCGGTAGCCGCCGACACCAGCGGGGCGGTCAAAGCGGTGCAAGACTTTGTCACCTCGTACAACGCGGTGAAGGACCTCATCGCCTCCCAGACGCAGTACAACTCCGAGACGCAAACGGCCGGTACGCTGCTCGGGAACCGCGACGTGACCGCCCTGTCGGACGCGCTCGCCAGCGCCCTGACCGACGCGGTCCCGGGCCTCACCGGCAGCACCAACCGGTTGTCGGTGGCCGGCCTGTCGTTCAACGACTCCGGGAAGCTGGTGTTCGATTCCAGCAAACTGACCTCCGCCCTCAACGACCCGTCGGGCACCGCCGCGGCCGGGTTCAAGAAGCTGTTCGGGCTGTCCGGCTCCACGAGCAACGCCGACATCACCTTCCTCGCCGGCGGGACCAAGACCCAGTCGACGGCCGGGAAGTCCGTGCAGGTGAACGTCACGGCGGCGGCCACGCAGGCGGTGGTGGTGGCGTCCGCCACCCCCGGGTCCGTCGCGCTCATCCCCGCGAACCCGACCCTCCAATTCAAACTGAACAGCCTGCTCAGCAGCAGCGTGAGCCTGCCGGCCGGTCCGTACAACAGCACCGGCGAACTGCTCGCCGCGGTCCAAAAGGCGATCAACTCTGCGCAGAGTTCGAGCGATAATTATGTGACGGTTGGTCTAGACGGTGGCGGCAAGGTCCAAATCTCCACCCAGAAGTACGGTTCGGGGGCCAACATCGCGATCACCGGCGGCTCGGCGGAGGTGCTCGCGGCTCTCGGGTTCAACGGCGCGGAAAGCTCCGTCGGCACCAACGTGGCCGGCAACTTCGTGGTGAACGGGACGACGGAAACCGCCATCGGCAGCGGGCAGATCCTCACCGGCGCGAGCGGGAACGCCACCACCGCCGGGCTCCAACTGACCTCCAAACTGACCGCCCCCGGGACGGGCACCGTGACGGTCACCCAGGGGGTCGCGAGCCGCCTGTCGCAGGTGCTGAACAGCTACCTGGATCCGGTCGCCGGCCGGTTCAAGGCGATCACCGACACGTACAACCAGCAGACCGCGAACATCGACAAGACGATCGTCAAGCAGCAGGCGGTCCTGGACGATAAGACGGCCCAGCTCCAGAAGCAGTTCGCCGCGATGGAAACGGCCGTGAACAACCTGAAGGGCCTTCAGACGCAGCTCGCGTCGCTGGCCACTTCGACGAACAGCAACAACTAA
- the flgN gene encoding flagellar export chaperone FlgN: protein MLTLSAPSAPVEPFLHHLAAEEQLLTAAIEKGQELYAALRRGAVPEAHGLGAEQERIAAGLRAASAARLGATGALAAALELAPEQVTLAALAERLPEPQAEPVRAARARLAALAAELNRIQTRNANLLGHLRSFFRDVLAECGADDTPIRYGPSGQWLPPAPNQPLLRRGTIT from the coding sequence ATGCTCACGCTCTCAGCGCCGTCGGCTCCGGTCGAGCCGTTTCTGCACCACCTGGCGGCTGAGGAACAGCTCCTCACCGCCGCCATTGAAAAGGGCCAGGAGCTGTACGCCGCGCTGCGGCGCGGCGCGGTCCCCGAGGCCCACGGGCTGGGTGCCGAACAGGAGCGGATCGCGGCCGGGCTGAGGGCCGCGTCCGCGGCCCGGCTCGGGGCGACCGGCGCCCTGGCCGCGGCCCTGGAACTCGCGCCCGAACAGGTCACCCTCGCGGCCCTCGCCGAGCGGCTCCCGGAGCCCCAGGCGGAACCGGTCCGGGCCGCCCGCGCGAGGCTCGCGGCGCTCGCCGCCGAGCTGAACCGGATTCAGACGCGGAACGCAAATCTTCTCGGTCACCTCCGATCATTCTTTCGGGACGTGCTCGCCGAATGCGGCGCGGACGACACCCCAATCCGGTACGGCCCCTCTGGTCAGTGGCTGCCGCCGGCGCCGAATCAGCCCCTCCTGAGACGCGGAACCATCACATGA
- the fliS gene encoding flagellar export chaperone FliS, producing MNPYRRYQQQSEPATGWTRMDLLLALYDKALERLDKAEAALQARDQAGAVTLLLKAQQIVMALAEGVRVEVNPEVNGNILRLYEYAAHELARADLEGVGNVRKVLRTLREGFEAVRAEGNAMERDGRLTPMSHAAVVAATA from the coding sequence ATGAACCCGTACCGCCGCTACCAGCAGCAGTCCGAACCCGCGACCGGGTGGACTCGCATGGACCTGCTCCTCGCGCTGTACGACAAGGCTCTGGAGCGGCTCGATAAGGCGGAGGCCGCGCTGCAGGCACGCGACCAGGCCGGGGCGGTGACGCTGCTGCTCAAAGCCCAGCAGATCGTGATGGCGCTGGCCGAAGGGGTACGGGTAGAGGTGAACCCGGAGGTGAACGGCAACATCCTCCGGTTGTACGAGTACGCCGCCCACGAACTGGCCCGCGCCGATCTGGAGGGTGTGGGTAACGTGCGGAAGGTGCTGCGCACCCTCCGGGAAGGGTTCGAGGCGGTCCGCGCGGAGGGGAACGCAATGGAGCGCGACGGGCGCCTCACGCCTATGAGTCACGCGGCGGTGGTGGCGGCTACTGCCTGA
- a CDS encoding rod-binding protein, giving the protein MIGAESIVSSASISAPALGKPGATVTDKAVARVKDMAGEMEATFLSMLLKEMRQTLDEGEGGGMFPGDTGDVQGGLFDLYLGRHLAGAGGIGLASALVRQMQETGAAPKPVTHTDAHALSAVGSGRAVSAPPGG; this is encoded by the coding sequence ATGATCGGGGCGGAAAGTATTGTGTCCTCGGCCTCAATTTCGGCCCCCGCGCTGGGCAAGCCGGGTGCTACGGTTACGGACAAGGCCGTCGCGCGTGTCAAGGACATGGCCGGCGAGATGGAAGCCACCTTCCTCTCGATGTTGCTCAAAGAGATGCGCCAGACCCTGGACGAGGGCGAGGGCGGGGGGATGTTCCCCGGCGACACCGGCGACGTGCAGGGCGGCCTGTTCGACCTTTACCTGGGGCGCCACCTCGCGGGGGCCGGCGGGATCGGCCTCGCGTCCGCGCTCGTTCGCCAGATGCAGGAGACCGGCGCCGCACCCAAGCCGGTAACGCACACCGATGCTCACGCTCTCAGCGCCGTCGGCTCCGGTCGAGCCGTTTCTGCACCACCTGGCGGCTGA
- the flgG gene encoding flagellar basal-body rod protein FlgG, with protein MIKALFTSATGMNVQTTAIDNTSNNIANVNTNGFKKGQADFQDLLYVSQRAPGSDAAAGLQVPTGLQIGSGARVAGITKVFTPGALVNTQNPFDVAVEGEGFFQVTLPSGELRYTRDGALRLNAQGNLVTSDGFLISPQVTIPTQAVSVSVGSDGTISVQNAGALNASTVLGQLTLVRFQNPAGLSAEGRNLFAETASSGTPLIATPGQNGVGFTRQGFLERSNVDVVTELINLILAQRAYEFNTRAVRTADNMLASTTDLIR; from the coding sequence ATGATCAAGGCACTGTTCACCAGCGCCACCGGGATGAACGTCCAGACCACCGCGATCGACAATACGTCGAACAACATCGCGAACGTCAACACCAACGGGTTCAAGAAAGGGCAGGCCGACTTCCAGGACCTGTTGTACGTGAGCCAGCGGGCGCCGGGGTCCGACGCGGCCGCCGGGCTCCAGGTGCCCACGGGGCTCCAGATCGGCAGCGGGGCGCGGGTCGCGGGCATCACGAAGGTGTTCACGCCGGGCGCGCTGGTCAACACCCAGAACCCGTTCGACGTGGCCGTCGAGGGGGAGGGGTTCTTCCAGGTGACGCTCCCGAGCGGCGAACTCCGCTACACCCGCGACGGCGCGCTGCGGCTGAACGCGCAGGGGAACCTGGTCACCAGCGACGGGTTCCTGATCTCCCCGCAGGTGACCATCCCGACCCAGGCCGTGTCCGTGTCGGTCGGCTCCGACGGCACGATCTCGGTGCAGAACGCAGGCGCGCTGAACGCCTCGACGGTGCTGGGCCAGCTCACCCTGGTGCGGTTCCAGAACCCCGCCGGGTTGAGCGCCGAGGGGCGCAACCTGTTCGCCGAAACGGCGTCGTCGGGCACCCCGCTCATCGCCACCCCGGGCCAGAACGGCGTCGGGTTCACCCGCCAGGGGTTTCTGGAGCGGTCGAACGTGGATGTGGTGACGGAACTGATCAACCTGATCCTGGCGCAGCGGGCCTACGAGTTCAACACCCGGGCCGTGCGCACCGCCGACAACATGCTGGCCTCGACTACGGACCTGATCCGTTAA
- a CDS encoding flagellar basal body P-ring protein FlgI yields the protein MYRLLIAAVVSLAAVSQASAQARIKDITDVSGARANQLYGFGLVVGLDGTGSRSTFTQQVAVDLLQRMGTSTQIFSQLPAESVIRSTSISAVLVTAEIGPFARKGSRVDVTVSAIDDARSLQGGTLIFTPLRGADGNVYALAQGPLSVGGFSVTVGGGGVQKNHVNVGRVPSGGIIEKEAPGELVRDGKATLLLKDPDPNTARMIAKTINDRYPGTAVATDPGAVALCQPTDLSKTATQFIAEVGLFEVRPDTTARVVINERTGTVVAGENVTISPTAIAHGNLYIGVSITPLISQPPPFSGGGTVVVPRTQVTGSEQQARLLPLPKSTTVADVARSMNALGVTPRDLIAVFQMMKKAGALHAEVVIE from the coding sequence ATGTACCGGCTTCTCATCGCGGCGGTGGTCTCGCTGGCGGCGGTCTCGCAGGCGTCCGCGCAGGCGCGGATCAAGGACATCACCGACGTGTCCGGCGCGCGGGCAAACCAGTTGTACGGGTTCGGCCTGGTGGTCGGCCTCGACGGCACCGGGAGCCGCAGCACCTTCACGCAGCAGGTGGCGGTCGACCTGCTCCAGCGCATGGGCACCAGCACGCAGATCTTCAGCCAGCTCCCGGCCGAGTCGGTGATCCGCTCCACCAGCATCTCGGCGGTGCTGGTGACGGCCGAGATCGGGCCGTTCGCGCGGAAGGGGTCGCGGGTGGACGTGACCGTGTCCGCGATCGACGACGCCCGCAGCCTCCAGGGCGGCACCCTGATCTTCACGCCCCTGCGCGGGGCGGACGGGAACGTGTACGCGCTGGCCCAGGGGCCGCTGTCGGTCGGCGGGTTCTCGGTCACCGTCGGCGGCGGCGGCGTGCAGAAGAACCACGTCAACGTCGGCCGGGTCCCGAGCGGCGGGATCATCGAGAAGGAGGCGCCGGGCGAACTCGTTCGCGACGGCAAGGCCACCCTCCTGCTGAAGGACCCCGACCCGAACACGGCGCGGATGATCGCGAAGACGATCAACGACCGGTACCCGGGCACCGCGGTCGCCACCGACCCGGGGGCCGTGGCCTTGTGCCAGCCGACCGACCTGAGTAAGACCGCGACCCAGTTCATCGCCGAGGTGGGGCTGTTCGAGGTGCGCCCCGACACGACCGCCCGGGTGGTCATCAACGAGCGCACCGGGACGGTGGTGGCGGGCGAGAACGTGACCATCTCCCCGACGGCCATCGCGCACGGGAACCTGTACATCGGGGTGTCGATCACGCCGCTGATCTCGCAGCCCCCGCCGTTCTCGGGCGGCGGCACGGTGGTGGTGCCGCGGACCCAGGTGACCGGCAGCGAGCAGCAGGCCCGCCTGCTGCCGCTGCCGAAATCGACCACCGTAGCGGACGTGGCCCGCTCGATGAACGCGCTGGGGGTCACACCGCGCGACCTGATAGCCGTGTTCCAGATGATGAAGAAGGCCGGCGCGCTGCACGCGGAAGTGGTCATCGAGTGA